A part of Variovorax sp. HW608 genomic DNA contains:
- a CDS encoding DUF7210 family protein, protein MTSIVLTRPHTHAGKPFKAGERLDVNSGTADWLIANGIARHDRQPQPALAPQSEGDGTPVEPKTTQRKESKS, encoded by the coding sequence ATGACCTCCATCGTCTTGACCCGCCCGCACACCCACGCGGGCAAACCCTTCAAGGCGGGCGAGCGGCTCGACGTGAACAGCGGCACCGCCGACTGGCTCATCGCCAACGGCATCGCGCGCCACGACCGCCAGCCCCAGCCCGCCCTCGCGCCGCAATCGGAAGGTGACGGCACGCCTGTCGAACCCAAAACCACCCAACGCAAGGAATCCAAATCATGA
- a CDS encoding S49 family peptidase: MTVLPHLAARLFGVPLAIHRPKLDVILSVLGARIGVADLAAPVGYTPAARAPTPPNGKVAVIPIYGTLVRRTSGLEAESGLASYTGIAAQLDAALASPEVAAILLDVDSPGGESGGVFDLADRIRAAAQVKPVWAVANDMAFSAAYALASAASRVFVARTGGVGSIGVIAMHIDQSVKDAKDGVRYTAVFAGERKNDLNPHEPISDEAHAVLKTEVHRVYDLFVETVARHRGLDADAVRATEAGLFFGPDAIAAGLADAVGGFDDALSQLTQSLSPLPTQVASASQAGLLRNHPMESSMNERSDPAALDRPLADPVVSPPQPSAAATLNAADAIEIAQTCTLAGRADLIAGFLETNTAPATVRSRLLAAQAEASPEIVSRIAPDAVRPAASNPLIDAAKQLAARSTKKEI, encoded by the coding sequence ATGACCGTGCTGCCACATCTGGCGGCGCGCCTCTTTGGCGTGCCGCTGGCGATCCATCGCCCGAAACTCGACGTCATCCTCTCCGTGCTCGGCGCGCGCATCGGCGTCGCCGATCTCGCCGCGCCCGTGGGCTACACGCCTGCAGCGCGTGCGCCGACGCCCCCCAACGGCAAAGTCGCCGTCATTCCGATCTACGGCACGCTGGTGCGCCGCACCTCCGGCCTCGAAGCCGAGTCGGGCCTCGCCAGCTACACCGGCATCGCCGCGCAACTGGACGCCGCGCTCGCGAGCCCCGAGGTCGCCGCGATCCTGCTGGACGTCGATTCGCCCGGCGGCGAATCCGGCGGCGTGTTCGATCTGGCCGACCGCATCCGCGCGGCGGCGCAGGTGAAGCCGGTATGGGCCGTGGCCAACGACATGGCCTTCTCAGCGGCCTACGCGCTGGCGTCCGCCGCGAGCCGCGTGTTCGTCGCGCGCACCGGCGGCGTCGGATCGATTGGTGTCATCGCCATGCACATCGACCAGTCGGTGAAGGACGCAAAGGACGGCGTTCGCTACACCGCCGTGTTCGCGGGCGAGCGCAAGAACGACCTCAACCCGCACGAGCCGATCTCCGACGAAGCGCATGCCGTCCTGAAAACCGAGGTGCATCGCGTCTACGACCTGTTCGTCGAGACGGTCGCGCGCCATCGCGGCCTCGACGCCGATGCCGTGCGCGCCACCGAAGCGGGTCTGTTCTTCGGCCCGGATGCCATCGCCGCAGGCCTTGCCGATGCAGTCGGCGGCTTCGACGACGCGCTTTCGCAGCTCACGCAATCGCTTTCCCCACTCCCGACTCAGGTGGCTTCGGCCAGCCAAGCGGGCCTTCTTCGCAACCACCCGATGGAGTCTTCCATGAATGAACGATCCGACCCCGCTGCTCTTGATCGGCCTCTTGCTGATCCTGTTGTCAGTCCTCCTCAACCGTCCGCCGCCGCCACGTTGAACGCGGCCGACGCCATTGAGATCGCGCAGACCTGCACGCTCGCCGGCCGCGCCGACCTGATCGCGGGTTTCCTCGAAACCAACACCGCACCCGCCACGGTGCGCAGCCGGCTGCTGGCCGCACAGGCCGAAGCCAGTCCCGAAATCGTCAGCCGCATCGCGCCCGACGCTGTGCGTCCTGCGGCCAGCAACCCGCTGATCGACGCGGCCAAGCAGCTCGCGGCGCGGTCCACCAAGAAGGAGATCTGA
- a CDS encoding phage head-tail joining protein, with amino-acid sequence MAYTTTQLDALKRALATGERRVSFGDKTVEYRSVAELQAAIRTVEAEIARSNGTPKRQIRVTTGKGF; translated from the coding sequence TTGGCCTACACCACCACCCAACTCGATGCGCTAAAGCGCGCGCTGGCCACTGGCGAGCGGCGCGTGAGCTTCGGCGACAAGACGGTCGAGTACCGCAGCGTCGCCGAACTGCAAGCGGCGATTCGCACGGTCGAGGCCGAGATCGCGCGCAGCAACGGCACGCCCAAACGCCAGATCCGTGTCACCACGGGCAAGGGCTTCTGA
- a CDS encoding DUF6441 family protein, which produces MRISVRIDSQAAQAQLRRWGGEFREKVKKAVVRGIASEAADLKQNVRSHVAGQMAVVKKSFVKGFTAKVLDKDKNRLPALYVGSRIPWSGIHEHGGQIAGRMLIPLHGRVGRKRFKAQIAELMRGGNAYFIKNAKGNIVLMAENIAEHDRVLSGFKRRYRKAEGVKRIKRGADVPIAVLVPRVVLKKRLDVERLVAGRIPRLTASIEKQLRVVD; this is translated from the coding sequence GTGCGCATCTCGGTTCGCATCGATAGCCAGGCCGCGCAGGCGCAGTTGCGCCGTTGGGGCGGCGAGTTCCGCGAGAAGGTCAAGAAGGCGGTCGTGCGCGGCATCGCCAGTGAGGCTGCCGACCTGAAGCAGAACGTGCGCAGCCACGTCGCGGGTCAGATGGCGGTGGTCAAGAAGTCCTTCGTCAAGGGCTTCACCGCGAAGGTGCTCGACAAGGACAAGAACCGGCTGCCCGCGCTCTACGTCGGCTCGCGCATCCCGTGGTCGGGCATCCACGAACACGGCGGCCAGATCGCGGGCCGGATGCTGATTCCGCTGCACGGTCGCGTGGGCCGCAAACGCTTCAAGGCGCAGATCGCCGAGCTGATGCGCGGCGGCAATGCCTATTTCATCAAGAACGCAAAGGGGAACATCGTGCTGATGGCCGAGAACATCGCAGAACACGACCGCGTGCTCTCCGGCTTCAAGCGCCGCTACCGCAAGGCCGAGGGCGTCAAGCGCATCAAACGCGGCGCGGACGTGCCCATCGCCGTGCTGGTGCCGCGCGTGGTCTTGAAGAAGCGGCTCGACGTCGAACGACTGGTCGCGGGCCGCATCCCGCGCCTGACGGCGTCCATCGAAAAGCAGCTTCGCGTGGTGGACTGA
- a CDS encoding major capsid protein: MNNPFSNPAFSMAALTAAINILPNRYGRLEELNLMPAKPVRQRQIVVEEMNGVLNLLPTLPPGSPGTVGKRGKRNLRSFVVPHIPHDDVVLPEEVQGIRAFGSETETETVAGVIARHLETMRNKHAITLEHLRMGALKGVILDADGSELVDLFDAFEITPQTVSFELGTSTTNVKAKCGTVLSTIEDNLKGEFMNGVHCLCSPEFFAALTGHAKVEKAFENWQNGAILINDIRRGFTYGGITFEEYRGQATDASGTVRRFIAAGEAHAFPLGTIDTFGTYFAPADFNETVNTVGQPLYAKQEPRKFDRGTDLHTQSNPLPMCHRPGVLVKLTVA; encoded by the coding sequence ATGAACAACCCCTTCAGCAATCCCGCGTTCTCGATGGCCGCGCTGACCGCCGCCATCAACATCCTGCCGAACCGCTACGGGCGTCTGGAAGAACTGAACCTGATGCCCGCGAAGCCGGTGCGTCAACGCCAGATCGTTGTCGAGGAAATGAACGGCGTGCTCAACCTGTTGCCGACGCTGCCGCCGGGTTCGCCCGGCACGGTCGGCAAGCGTGGCAAGCGCAATCTGCGCTCGTTCGTCGTGCCGCACATCCCGCACGACGACGTGGTACTGCCCGAAGAGGTGCAAGGCATCCGTGCCTTCGGTTCGGAGACCGAAACCGAGACGGTCGCTGGCGTCATCGCGCGCCATCTGGAGACGATGCGCAACAAGCACGCCATCACGCTGGAACACCTGCGCATGGGCGCGCTCAAGGGCGTGATCCTCGACGCCGACGGCTCGGAGCTGGTGGATCTGTTCGATGCCTTCGAGATCACGCCGCAGACGGTGTCGTTCGAGCTTGGCACTTCGACGACCAACGTCAAAGCCAAGTGCGGCACGGTGCTGTCCACCATCGAGGACAACCTCAAGGGCGAGTTCATGAACGGCGTCCATTGCCTGTGCTCGCCGGAGTTCTTCGCCGCGCTCACCGGCCACGCCAAGGTCGAGAAGGCTTTCGAGAACTGGCAGAACGGCGCGATCCTCATCAACGACATCCGTCGCGGCTTCACCTACGGCGGCATCACCTTCGAGGAGTACCGGGGCCAGGCCACCGATGCCAGCGGCACCGTGCGCCGCTTCATCGCTGCCGGCGAGGCGCACGCCTTCCCGCTGGGCACCATCGACACCTTCGGCACCTACTTCGCCCCGGCGGACTTCAACGAAACCGTCAACACGGTCGGCCAGCCGCTGTATGCGAAGCAGGAGCCCCGCAAGTTCGACCGTGGCACCGATTTGCACACGCAGTCCAACCCGCTGCCGATGTGCCATCGCCCCGGTGTGCTGGTGAAGCTGACGGTGGCGTGA
- a CDS encoding head-tail joining protein produces the protein MGIVEQIYEAASNVGLLKDCIWQPSGGVAPQEARVGFGAPDDTVLDGLALNTDHAITYPASVFVGLAARDSVEINGVAYQVRDVRAVGDGSEMRAKLTRR, from the coding sequence ATGGGCATCGTCGAGCAGATCTACGAGGCCGCGTCGAACGTGGGCCTGCTGAAGGATTGCATCTGGCAACCCTCCGGCGGTGTCGCGCCGCAGGAGGCACGGGTCGGGTTCGGAGCACCCGACGACACCGTGCTCGACGGCTTGGCCCTGAACACCGATCACGCGATCACGTATCCGGCGTCGGTGTTCGTGGGCCTTGCCGCGCGTGACTCGGTGGAGATCAATGGCGTGGCCTATCAGGTGCGCGATGTCCGGGCCGTGGGTGACGGCTCGGAGATGCGCGCCAAGCTGACGAGGCGCTGA
- a CDS encoding tape measure protein: protein MANRISVLVALEGADEGLKRAITSAERSLGELSSSAKTAGDKAAAGMAEVKAGVSAFGDQISKAKTQVLAFLTINWAAGKVQEIVQIADAWNMMSARLKLATAGQREYMVAQKELFAIAQRIGVPIQETATLYGKLQQAVRMLGGEQKDALTITESISQALRLSGASATEAQSSLLQFGQALASGVLRGEEFNSVVENSPRLAQALADGLNAPIGRLRKLAEEGRLTADVVVNALMSQKDKLASEYAQLPQTVGQAFTRLSNAFGQWISRLDESTGFTEKLAKALTWLAENLDTVMKWLTRIAEVGLAVLVYRLIPALIIAWQTAGAAAVTAASTTAAAWATANLSLSNAIATVGKLRVAFGVLGAAIIGWEIGTWLSEKFEIVRKAGIFMVEVLMKGIEHLRFQWEVFAAVFTSDTIAEATKRHEERLAEMNRIFGEMYADATEGANAARGAMNSAATAAEEIAKRLEAVRQGTQEAVGRGIEAVHAALEKLKGRLGEVEQSVGKAQATVSDATAKMAEAYKGLTAQVEASLSQQVLAVKNRYEQEKAELELTRQSETAKITQSTQLLTEALTQQATLRRNATTETLTLIDQESQARRDAAARQGQTEAERAANVQRVENDILATKRQTLATALAEYRQHIDALNAEANRHLAEIQRIEEAKRQLSMTTEERIRDIRRQGMTEFEATEDRKRQIAEMQEQARQALANGELEHARQLAQKAMDMAAQVASSQTSEAKRAEEARKQSEQAVTQAAQLESQAREARRREEYAQADALERQAAQLRADAAQKAREADTQAAQGKQGVADAIDRIRQSEDILNQSLDAEANAHRTAAQAATSARDQIAQTLAQTQAKIAEISAKLSDGLKVTLSADTTRFDQAIADLDKALAEKQYLLQIQADLQEAEKKLKEYEQLLKEGKTLPVDADVGKAREALDKLKTYADQNAQFELKVATEKAQAAITNVDGMIRALDRIQTESRHAVNSNADAARAEIQSLNGMNTSSTHTIYVTKVETNATGGLVGGVRRFADGGAVLPSFPRLSGGTVPGSGHHDTVPRALDAGAFVIRKAAVRKYGSGALARLAKGVTHFAVGGRVASLGSIGSIGTDPDGKTSTPKRNRDAVEALKMIDLGLQGMDEYSRWLEWNYGASVSLDMRWKTMESYGKQAQEDRRALEGFIGRKTLTGNERQNLERIKQTWRSAMAQPLVYGKDLERELIDYMESLDGQFLARGGLAKSDTVPAMLTPGEFVVNRSAVARFGAGFFEAINSLAAPAQALAGRTLAGVQGFASGGLVQPLGANVTRPALNDASAPARTVRVELAAGGSKVDASIDARDEARLLQLLDAARARTA, encoded by the coding sequence ATGGCGAACCGGATTTCCGTGCTCGTCGCGCTGGAAGGCGCGGACGAGGGGCTCAAGCGCGCCATCACTTCCGCCGAGCGCAGCCTGGGCGAGCTGTCGTCCAGCGCCAAGACCGCAGGCGACAAGGCCGCCGCCGGGATGGCTGAGGTCAAGGCCGGGGTGTCGGCCTTCGGCGATCAGATCTCCAAGGCCAAGACGCAAGTGCTGGCCTTCCTGACCATCAACTGGGCGGCAGGCAAGGTGCAGGAGATCGTCCAGATCGCCGATGCGTGGAACATGATGTCCGCGCGCCTGAAGCTCGCCACCGCAGGCCAGCGCGAGTACATGGTCGCGCAGAAGGAACTGTTCGCCATCGCCCAGCGCATCGGCGTGCCGATCCAGGAAACCGCCACCCTCTACGGCAAGCTCCAGCAGGCGGTGCGGATGTTGGGCGGCGAGCAGAAGGACGCGCTCACCATCACCGAAAGCATCTCGCAGGCGTTGCGCCTGTCGGGTGCGTCGGCGACCGAAGCGCAGTCGTCCCTGCTGCAATTCGGGCAGGCACTGGCCTCCGGCGTGCTGCGCGGCGAGGAATTCAACTCGGTCGTCGAGAACAGCCCGCGCTTGGCGCAGGCGCTGGCCGACGGCCTGAACGCCCCCATCGGTCGGCTGCGCAAGCTAGCCGAGGAAGGACGGCTGACCGCCGACGTGGTGGTCAACGCGCTGATGAGCCAGAAGGACAAGCTCGCCAGCGAATACGCACAACTGCCGCAGACCGTCGGCCAAGCCTTCACGCGTCTGTCCAATGCTTTCGGCCAATGGATCAGCCGTCTCGACGAATCCACCGGCTTCACCGAGAAGCTGGCGAAGGCGCTGACGTGGCTCGCGGAAAACCTCGACACGGTGATGAAGTGGCTCACGCGCATCGCCGAGGTCGGCCTCGCGGTGCTGGTCTACCGGTTGATCCCGGCGCTCATCATCGCGTGGCAGACAGCGGGCGCAGCGGCGGTGACGGCTGCCAGCACCACGGCGGCGGCGTGGGCAACGGCGAATCTGTCGCTCTCCAACGCCATTGCCACGGTCGGCAAGCTGCGCGTGGCCTTCGGCGTCCTCGGCGCGGCCATCATCGGCTGGGAGATCGGCACGTGGCTGTCGGAGAAATTCGAGATCGTCCGCAAGGCGGGCATTTTCATGGTCGAGGTGCTGATGAAGGGCATTGAGCACCTGCGCTTCCAGTGGGAGGTGTTCGCCGCCGTCTTCACCTCCGACACCATCGCCGAAGCCACCAAGCGCCACGAGGAACGCCTCGCGGAGATGAACCGCATCTTCGGCGAGATGTACGCCGACGCCACCGAAGGCGCGAACGCGGCGCGGGGCGCGATGAACTCCGCCGCGACCGCCGCCGAGGAAATCGCCAAGCGGCTCGAAGCCGTGCGGCAAGGCACGCAGGAAGCGGTCGGGCGCGGCATCGAGGCGGTTCACGCCGCGCTGGAAAAGCTGAAGGGTCGTCTGGGCGAGGTCGAGCAGTCGGTCGGCAAGGCACAGGCCACGGTCAGCGACGCCACCGCGAAGATGGCCGAAGCCTACAAGGGGCTGACCGCGCAGGTCGAGGCCAGCCTGTCGCAGCAAGTGCTGGCGGTGAAGAACCGCTACGAGCAGGAAAAGGCGGAACTGGAACTCACGCGCCAGTCCGAAACCGCCAAGATCACGCAGTCCACGCAGCTGCTCACCGAAGCCCTGACGCAGCAGGCGACGCTGCGCCGCAACGCCACCACCGAAACCCTGACCCTGATCGATCAGGAATCGCAGGCCCGGCGCGACGCGGCGGCGCGGCAGGGGCAGACGGAGGCCGAACGCGCGGCCAACGTGCAGCGCGTCGAGAACGACATCCTCGCCACCAAGCGCCAGACGCTGGCGACGGCGCTGGCTGAATACCGCCAGCACATCGACGCGCTCAACGCCGAGGCCAACCGGCATCTCGCGGAAATCCAGCGCATCGAGGAGGCCAAGCGCCAGTTGTCGATGACGACGGAGGAGCGCATCCGCGACATCCGCCGTCAGGGGATGACGGAGTTTGAGGCCACCGAGGATCGCAAGCGCCAGATCGCGGAGATGCAGGAACAGGCGCGGCAGGCGCTGGCCAACGGCGAACTGGAACACGCGCGCCAGCTCGCGCAGAAGGCAATGGACATGGCCGCGCAGGTCGCCAGCAGCCAGACCAGCGAGGCCAAGCGTGCCGAGGAAGCGCGCAAGCAGTCCGAACAGGCGGTCACGCAGGCAGCGCAACTTGAATCGCAGGCGCGTGAGGCGCGGCGGCGCGAGGAGTATGCACAGGCCGACGCGCTGGAACGGCAGGCGGCGCAACTGCGCGCCGACGCCGCCCAGAAAGCCCGCGAAGCCGATACGCAGGCCGCGCAGGGCAAGCAAGGCGTGGCTGACGCCATCGACCGCATCCGCCAGTCCGAGGACATCCTCAACCAGTCGCTCGACGCCGAAGCCAACGCGCACCGCACGGCGGCGCAGGCGGCCACCAGCGCGCGCGACCAGATCGCGCAGACGCTGGCGCAGACCCAAGCCAAGATCGCCGAGATCAGCGCCAAGCTCAGTGACGGCCTGAAGGTGACCTTGAGCGCGGACACCACGCGCTTCGATCAGGCGATTGCCGATCTGGACAAGGCGCTGGCCGAGAAGCAGTACTTGCTCCAGATCCAAGCCGACTTGCAGGAGGCGGAGAAGAAGCTCAAGGAATACGAGCAACTGCTCAAGGAAGGCAAGACGCTGCCGGTCGATGCCGATGTCGGCAAGGCGCGCGAGGCACTGGACAAGCTCAAGACTTATGCCGACCAGAACGCGCAGTTTGAGTTGAAGGTGGCGACCGAGAAAGCGCAGGCGGCGATCACCAACGTCGACGGCATGATCCGCGCGCTCGACCGCATCCAGACCGAATCGCGCCACGCGGTCAACAGCAACGCCGATGCGGCGCGCGCCGAGATTCAGAGCCTGAACGGGATGAACACCTCGAGCACGCACACGATCTACGTGACGAAGGTGGAGACCAACGCCACGGGCGGGCTGGTCGGCGGCGTGCGGCGCTTCGCCGACGGCGGCGCGGTCTTGCCCTCGTTCCCGCGTCTGTCCGGCGGCACCGTGCCCGGTTCCGGCCACCACGACACCGTGCCGCGCGCGCTCGATGCCGGAGCCTTCGTCATCCGCAAGGCGGCGGTGCGCAAGTACGGCAGCGGCGCGCTGGCGCGTCTTGCCAAAGGTGTCACCCACTTCGCGGTCGGCGGACGCGTCGCCTCGTTGGGCAGCATCGGCTCCATCGGCACCGATCCGGACGGCAAGACCAGCACGCCCAAACGCAACCGCGACGCGGTCGAGGCCTTGAAGATGATCGACCTCGGCCTGCAGGGCATGGACGAATACTCGCGCTGGCTGGAATGGAACTACGGTGCGTCGGTCAGCCTCGACATGCGCTGGAAAACGATGGAGAGCTACGGCAAGCAGGCGCAGGAGGATCGGCGCGCGCTGGAGGGCTTCATCGGCCGCAAAACGCTCACCGGCAACGAGCGCCAGAACCTGGAACGCATCAAGCAGACATGGCGTTCGGCGATGGCGCAACCGCTGGTTTATGGCAAAGACCTCGAACGCGAGCTGATCGACTACATGGAAAGTCTGGACGGCCAGTTCCTCGCGCGCGGCGGGCTGGCGAAGTCGGACACCGTGCCCGCGATGCTCACGCCCGGCGAGTTCGTGGTGAACCGCAGCGCGGTCGCGCGCTTCGGCGCGGGATTCTTCGAGGCCATCAACAGCTTGGCCGCGCCCGCGCAGGCCTTGGCGGGCCGCACGCTGGCCGGTGTGCAGGGCTTCGCAAGCGGTGGCTTGGTGCAGCCCCTCGGGGCGAACGTGACGCGCCCGGCCTTGAACGACGCCAGCGCGCCCGCGCGCACCGTGCGCGTGGAATTGGCGGCGGGTGGCAGCAAGGTCGATGCATCCATCGATGCGCGCGACGAAGCGCGCCTCTTGCAACTGCTGGACGCGGCGCGCGCCAGAACGGCCTGA
- a CDS encoding head decoration protein, with product MPAITEPLNLGDLLKYEAPNLYSRDRVTVASGQNLSLGAVVGIVTATGKFTQIDPSATDGTQVAAGVLLQACDATLADRDDGLIVARHAIVADHALAWPGAITNAEKLAAIAQLKALGVLVRQGA from the coding sequence ATGCCTGCCATCACCGAACCGCTGAATCTGGGCGACCTGCTCAAGTACGAAGCGCCCAACCTCTACTCGCGTGATCGCGTCACGGTCGCTTCCGGTCAGAACCTGTCGCTGGGCGCGGTCGTCGGCATCGTTACCGCCACCGGCAAGTTCACGCAGATCGATCCGTCCGCCACCGATGGCACGCAGGTCGCCGCGGGCGTCCTGCTGCAAGCCTGCGACGCGACGCTGGCCGACCGCGATGACGGCCTGATCGTCGCGCGCCACGCCATCGTCGCCGACCACGCGCTCGCGTGGCCCGGAGCCATCACCAACGCCGAAAAACTCGCCGCCATCGCGCAACTGAAGGCGCTGGGCGTGCTCGTCCGTCAAGGAGCCTGA
- a CDS encoding phage portal protein codes for MAWFAQTMRRLFGNSIGQPVHETAGRGRRSLAWMPGNPGAIAAMLATHTDLRIKSRDLVRRNAWAQAALDAFVANAVGTGIKPQSLSDDEQFKADVQALWRDWTEEADAAGQTDFYGLQALACRSMLEGGECLIRLRPRRPEDGLAVPLQLQLLESEHLPIHLNTDLPSGNVVRSGIEFDALGRRVAYHLYRSHPEDGMLAPMSGQGGMETVRIDAREVIHLYRVLRPGQIRGEPWLSRALVKLNELDQYDDAELVRKKTAAMFAGFVTRQNPEDNLMGEGAANGDGIALAGLEPGTLQILEPGEDIKFSDPADVGGSYSEFLRTQFRAVAAAIGITYEQLTGDLTGVNYSSIRGGLLEFRRRCEMVQHSVLVHQMCRPVWATWMKQALLAGALDAPGFARGGPARRRQYLAVKWIPQGWQWVDPEKEYKAMLLAIRAGLMSRSEAISANGYDAEDVDREIAADNKRADDLGLIFDSDPRYTSKDGGSAEPNRNAIAPDTTGGSPLP; via the coding sequence ATGGCGTGGTTTGCCCAAACCATGCGCCGCCTGTTCGGCAATTCCATCGGACAGCCGGTGCATGAAACCGCAGGCCGGGGCCGACGCTCGCTGGCATGGATGCCCGGCAATCCTGGTGCGATCGCCGCGATGCTCGCCACCCACACCGACCTGCGCATCAAGAGCCGCGACCTCGTGCGCCGCAATGCGTGGGCCCAGGCCGCGCTCGATGCCTTCGTCGCCAACGCCGTCGGCACCGGCATCAAGCCGCAGAGCCTGTCGGATGACGAGCAGTTCAAGGCCGACGTGCAGGCGCTGTGGCGCGACTGGACGGAGGAAGCCGACGCGGCGGGCCAGACCGATTTTTACGGCCTGCAAGCCTTGGCATGCCGCTCGATGCTCGAAGGCGGCGAATGCCTGATCCGGCTGCGCCCGCGCCGCCCGGAAGATGGCTTGGCGGTGCCCTTGCAGCTTCAGTTGCTGGAATCGGAGCACCTGCCGATCCACCTCAACACCGATCTACCGTCGGGCAATGTTGTGCGCTCGGGCATCGAGTTCGATGCGCTGGGCCGCCGCGTCGCGTACCACCTGTACCGCTCGCATCCGGAAGACGGGATGCTTGCACCGATGTCCGGCCAAGGCGGCATGGAGACGGTGCGCATCGACGCGCGCGAAGTCATCCATCTATACCGCGTGCTGCGTCCCGGCCAGATTCGCGGTGAGCCGTGGCTGTCGCGCGCGCTGGTCAAGCTCAACGAACTGGATCAGTACGACGACGCCGAACTGGTGCGCAAGAAGACCGCCGCGATGTTCGCGGGCTTCGTCACGCGCCAGAACCCCGAAGACAACCTGATGGGCGAAGGCGCGGCCAACGGCGATGGCATCGCGCTGGCAGGCCTCGAACCGGGCACCTTGCAGATTCTGGAGCCGGGCGAGGACATCAAGTTCTCCGATCCGGCCGACGTGGGCGGTTCGTACTCCGAGTTCCTGCGCACGCAGTTCCGCGCGGTCGCCGCCGCCATCGGCATCACCTACGAGCAACTGACCGGCGACCTGACGGGTGTGAACTACTCGTCCATCCGCGGAGGGCTGCTGGAATTCCGCCGCCGCTGCGAGATGGTGCAGCACTCGGTGCTGGTGCATCAGATGTGCCGTCCGGTGTGGGCGACATGGATGAAGCAGGCCTTGCTCGCGGGTGCGCTCGATGCGCCGGGTTTCGCGCGCGGCGGACCTGCGCGCCGCCGCCAGTACCTCGCGGTGAAGTGGATTCCACAGGGCTGGCAGTGGGTCGATCCGGAGAAGGAATACAAGGCCATGCTGCTGGCGATCCGCGCTGGTCTGATGAGCCGTTCCGAAGCCATCTCGGCCAACGGCTACGACGCCGAAGACGTCGACCGTGAGATCGCCGCCGACAACAAGCGCGCCGACGACCTGGGCCTGATCTTCGATTCCGACCCTCGCTACACGTCGAAGGACGGCGGCAGCGCGGAACCCAACCGCAACGCCATCGCGCCCGACACCACCGGCGGCAGTCCGCTTCCCTGA